A window of Massilia sp. NR 4-1 genomic DNA:
AAGTCGCCAATCTTTCGCTGACTTCCATGCGCTACCTGTTCCGCTCCTGTATCGCCTCCCTGTCTTTGCTGTTGCCCTTGAGCCTTGGCGCCCAGACTGCCACGGCCCCGGCCAATGCTATCGGCGCTGCGCCCATCGAATGCGGCAGCGGCAAGGCGATCAACGAGGAAGGCTTCGTCAAGATCGGCGGCATCGAGCAGTGGGTGACAATCAAGGGCGAGGACTGCAGGAATCCGGTCATCCTGTTTGTGCACGGCGGGCCGGGCAACCCCATGACGCCCTACGCCAACAGCCCATACCGCCCCTGGGAAAAAGATTTCACCTTCGTCCACTGGGACCAGCGCGGCGCGGGCCAGACTTACGGCCGCAATCCCATCGAACCAGAAACCGAAGAGCATATCCTGAGCGTGGAAGGCCTGGCGGCCGATGGTGTGGAAGTCGCTGCCTTCGCGGCCAGGCACCTGAACGCCCCAAAGCTGGTCCTGTTCGGCGGCTCCTGGGGATCGGTACTGGGCGTGCATATGGCCAAGCGGCGGCCGGATCTGTTCGTGGCCTATGTGGGCACCGGCCAGTTGGTCGGCCCGGACAACGACAAGGAAAGCTACCGTAAAACCCTGGAACTGGCGCGCGCGTCGGGCGACAAGAAAACGGTGGAAATGCTGGAAGGCTTTGGCCTGCCGCCATGGACCAAGCCCCGCACACCCGGCCTGCTGCGCCGCATCTCGCGTATTTACGAAGCCAAAACCACCGATCCCGCGCCGGTGTCCTGGTGGTCGCGCTCCCCGCAATACTCAAGCGATGAGGCGCTGATCAATTACGGCAAGGGCGAGGACTTCTCCTGGCTGCAGTACGTTGGCATGAAGGGCGACGGCATGCGCTACGGCGTCGACCTGCCCAAGCTTGGCCTCGATTTCGAGATTCCGGTATTTATGATCATGGGCGCCGAAGACCTGACCAGCGTTCCCGAAGTGGCGAAGCGCTATTTCGATTCGATCCGCGCGCCGCAGAAGGAATACTTCCTGCTGCCGCGCACCGGCCACGATCACAATCACATCATGATTGAAGCGCAGTACAAGGTGCTGGCCACGAAAGTGCGGCCGCTGCTGCGCTGATACTTTGCGAGAGAGCCATGAGCAAACGCATACTTGTTGAAGGCCTGGTGCAGGGCGTGGGCTACCGCTACGCCTTTTCGGAAGAAGCCCGGAGACTGGGCCTGGCGGGCTGGGTGCGCAACCGGCGCGACGGCTCGGTGGAAGCCTGCGTCGATGGCGACGCCGCCAGCGTGGATGCCCTTGTGCGCTGGGCACAATCGGGTCCGCCCGCCGCGCACGTCAGCAAGGTCAGCGTCAGCGACGATGCGCCGCTGGCCTATTCTTCCGGCGGATTCGAGATCCGGTCCACCGCGTAGCACAGGTCGTCCAGCTCTTCCTCGGTGAAGCCGGCCTGGCGCCGCGCTTCCAGATTGAAAGGGCCGCGCATGACCGGCGCCTTGTATTGCACCGTCAGTTCGGCATAGGTGGCGCGCGGCTCCAGGCCGCGCTGGCGGCATAGATAGCCATACCAGCGGTTACCGACTTCCACATGGCCGATTTCATCGCGCAGAATGATGTCGAGGATGTTGGCGGCGTCCTGGTCGCCGGCCTGGGCCAGCTTGGCGCGCAGGGCGGGATTGGCATCGAGTCCGCGCGCCTCCATCGTGCGCGGCACAAGCGCCATACGCGCCAGCACATCGCCGCTGGTCTTTTCCACCATCTCCCACAGGCTGCCATGGGCGGGATACTCGCCATAATGACTGCCCAGCGTGCGCAGATGCGCGTCCAGCAGCGAGAAATGCAGAGCTTCCTCATCCGCCACGCGCAGCCAGTCGCTGTAATACTGGGCCGGCATGCCGGCAAAGCGCCAGACGGCATCCAGCGCCAGGTTGACGGCATTGAACTCGATATGGGCCAGGGCATGCACCAGCATGGCGCGGCCTTCCAGTGTCGCCATCGACCGCCGACCCACCAGGCGTGGCGGCACCAGCTCAGGCTTGAGTGGCCGGCCCGGGATATCGGCTGCCGCCGCCAGCTCCACGCGAGTATCCAGCGTGCAAAGTCCAGCCTGCGCATCGCTGGCAAGGGCCGCCACCGACGCGGCTTTCCGTACCGGATCGGTTTCGACCAGACATTGCAAAGCGCGTATGCGCAAATCCTGCGGTGCTGCCATGCCAGTTCCCTTCATTGACGAAGGCGGCAGTTTAGCATCTTGATCTGGATTGCCAAACGCGGAGGAAGTGCCGCCGTCCCCTACCTGCCCCATGCTACAATCCTGCCATGAATATGAGGCGCAATACATTGTCGATCGCATCATGGGCAGCTTTATGCGCCCTGCTGCTGGCTGTATTGACACCGACGCTGTCGCAGGTGTTCGCGCGCGAAGCGCGTTTCATCACCGCCACCATCTGCTCGGCAAGCAATGCCGGAAGAATGCAGAAAATCCTCGCCACCGAAGAGGCGCCAGCCCAGGAGCATGCCGCTGTGCTGGATCATTGCCCCTTCTGCCATATGGGCGCCTCGCTGGCGGCCTTGCCCACCAGCGCATACGAGCTGCCTGTCATCCCGGCGTCTTCCTTGCGCCCCTCGCTGTTCTATCAATCGTCCGTTCCGCTGTTTGCATGGAACGCGGCAAAACCTCGCGGTCCGCCCCAGGCCTGATCCGGTAGTTCTCCTTTTTCATTCCGATCAGATTCGCCCATGCCTGGGCAACCGTAAGAGAGTTTGTCATGATGTCATTCGCATCCCGTGACGGCGCCAGCGCGCGCCGCCATACCGTATCCCCGCGCCTGCGCGCCCTGCCCTATGCAATCGCCTGCGCCTTCATCGCCCTGCCTGTCCAAGCCGAAACGGACGCCACCCTGCCCACGGTGGAAGTGACCGCCTCGGCGCTGCGCAGCGGCGGCGTGCTCGATCTCGACACCACTTCGAGCACCGGCAGCCGCCTTGGCCTGACGCTGCGCGAAACCCCGGCCAGCGTGACACTGGTGGACCGTGCCTTGATCGAAGAACGCGGCGCCCAGGACACGCAAGAGATCCTGCGCGCCATCCCTGGCGTGACCGCGCACAATGCGCCCGGCAATATCGGCGTCAGCTACCGCGGCTTCGGCAGCGGTTCCATCAGCCAGCTGTTCAACGGCATCAACGTGCAGTACGCAATCGCCGCGCGGCCGGTGGACAGCTGGATCTACGACCGCGTGGAAGCCATTGGCGGTCCATCGAGCTTCCTGTTCGGCTCCGGCGCGGTGGGTGGTTCCATCAACTACATCACCAAGGTTGCCGAGCGCGGCGAATTCGGCGAGGCGCAGCTGCGCCTGGGCGGCCATGGCCTGAAGGAAGGCTCCTTCGGCTTGAACCGGCGCTTGAGCGGCGATGGCAGCGGCCAGGCCGACCACCACGTCCGCATTGACGTCAACCACCGCGAGGCCGATAGCCGCATCGAAGGCGTCGGCGGCAAGTCGACCCAGCTTGCGGTATCGCTGCGCTCGGACTTCGGCGCGCGCTTCAACCACATCCTGGCCTATGAATTCCAGGATGAAGACGTGGCGCGGCCTTACTGGGGCACGCCGCTGCTGAATCCCATCGCCGGCACGGCGCGCGTGGACGAAGGCACGCGCTTCAAGAACTACAACAGCGCCGACGGCGTGTACGCCCAGCGCGTGCACTGGCTGCGCTCCGTCGCCAGCTGGCGCGCCAGCGACGCGCTGCAGTTCACCAACACCCTGTATGCCTACGATGCGCTGCGCGACTACCGCAACGTGGAGAGCTACCGCTTCAACCCCGCCAATACGGCAGTGATCCGCTCCAGCACCTTGCTGCAGCGCCACGACCAGCGCGTGGCCGGCGACCGTCTCGACGGCACTTACAAAGGCACGCTCGGCGGTCATCGCAGCGACTGGGCCTTTGGCCTGGACATCAGCGTCAACAAGCAGACGCGCTTCCCGAACAGCCTTTCCAACACGGTCAGCACGGTCGATCCCTACAATTTCGTCACCGAGCGCTTCTTCGACATTCCTGGCATGTCGCCCGGCTTCCGGCCAGACCGCAACAACCGGGTGAAAACCAGCGCCGTCTACCTGGAGAACCGTACCACGCTGGTCCCATCGCTCAATCTGGTCACGGCGCTGCGCCATGAGCGCATCGAACTGGAACTGAGCAACCGCCGCGAAATCACGGCCGCCAATCCGGCCAGCTTCCAGCGCAGCTACAACCCGACCACCGGACGCGCGGGCCTGGTGTGGGACGTGGCGCCAGGCGCCACCGCCTACGCCCAGTATGCGACGGCAGCCGATCCGCCATCCGGCGTACTGTCCACCGCCTCGTTTGCGGACGTGCGCAACAACAGCGAACTGACCTCGGGCCGCCAGGGCGAGATCGGCGCCAAGCTGGACTTCTGGCAAGGCAAAGGCTCCGCGACGCTGGCCGCGTACAGCATCACGCGCAAGAATATTTCCACGCAAGACCCTAACAACAGCGCGCTCACGGTGCTGGTCGGCGAGCAGTCGGCCAAGGGCGTGGAACTGGCACTGGGATTGCAGCCAACAAAGGAGATATCGATCCAGGCCAACATCACCCGCGTCAACGCGGAATACGAAAACTATCGCCAGGGCGGCGTTTCGCTGGCCGGCAAGACGCCCACCAACACGCCGGAAACGGTGGCGAACGTCTGGCTGTCGTACGCCTTCACGCCGGCCCTGAAGGCCAGTGTGGGCGTGCGCCACGTCGGCGCGGTCTATGCGGATGCGGCGAATACGATCAAGTGGCCCTCCTATACCCTGGTCGATCTGGGTCTCAGCTACCAGGTCCAGCGTAATGTCTCGCTGGTCGCGCGCCTGCGCAACGCCGGCGACAAGGTGCATGCCTTGAACATGACGTCCACCATGGCCTATCTCGGCGCGCCGCGCACGGCCGACGTCGCGCTGCGCTTCGCCTTCTGAGCCAGGCCGTGGGCATGCATACCAAACGCCTGCTGTTCCTGATCCACCGCTGGCTGGGCGTCGTGCTGTGCGCCTTCTTCGCGATGTGGTTTGTTTCGGGTGTCGTCATGATGTATGTCGGCTACCCGAAACTTACCGCCGCCGAGCGCCTGCAGCACCTGCCCGAACTGACGGCCGATGCGGCGCTGCTGGCGCCGCAGCAGGCCTTGGCCGGCGCCGGGGTGAGCGGGCCGCTGAAGGAATTGCGCCTGGCCGCCGCCAGTGCCGGACGGCCCGCTTACTTTGCGGTGCCGCTCGGCGCTGCGTCTGCCAAAGGAACCAAGCCCGCACCGGGCAGCGGTACGGTGGTGGTGGATGCAGTGAGCGGCGCGCGCATCCCGCCGACGGACGAAGCGCATGCCATGGCCAGCGCCGCTGCCTACGCCGGTCCCGGCGTAGGCCTGCGCTATCTCGGCACGATCGAGGAAGACGCCTTCACCCACTCACGCGGCCTGGATGCGCACCGGCCGCTGCATCGCGTGCAGCTGGACGATGCCGGCGCCACCCTGCTGTATGTCTCAGGCCGCACCGCCGAAGTGGTGCGCGATGCACCCCGCGCCGAAAGGATATGGAACTATGCCGGCGCATGGATACATTGGCTGTACCCGTTTCGCGGCAATATCTTCGACCGCTACTGGACCGATATCGTCAACTGGCTGTCGATCGCGGGCGTCGTTGCGGCATTAAGCGGAACCATCGTCGGCATCCAGCGCTGGCGCTTCACGCGCACCTACCGCAGCGGTTCGCGCTCGCCCTACCAGGGCGTGATGCGCTGGCACCATATCGGCGGCCTGCTGTTCGCCTTGATCGCCATCACGTGGGTTTTCAGCGGCCTGATGTCGATGAATCCGTGGCGGATTTTCGATAGCGGAGCGGCCCCGCTGAAAATGGAAGCGCTGGAAGGCGGCCCGCTGCAGCTTACCGCCCTCGATGCGGCGCCGGCGGCCTTGCTGTCCTCCGCCGGCGGCGGCATACGGGAACTGCGCTGGTCCCGTTCCCTGGGCAAGACCGTGGTTCTGGCCCAAGCCGCCGCTGGACGGCCCTTGTTGTTGGACAGCGAGAACGCGCAGCGCTTCACCGTTGACGCCACAGCTTTGCGCACAGCCGCAGCACAGCTGTTGCCACAGCCGGTGCAGAGCAGCGAGATTCTGAGCGCCTACGATCTCTATTACTACAGCCGCGATGCGCATACGATGACCGGTGGCGTTTCAAAGCCGCTGCCCGTCTGGCGCATCGCCTTCGCGGATGCGCAGGAAAGCTGGGTCTATATCGATCCCCATACCGGCACGGTGGTGGCACGCAGCGACCACGGCAAGCGCTGGAGCCGCTGGCTGTTCGCCATGCTGCATAGCTGGGATTGGCTGCCATTGCTGGAGCGCCGTCCGCTGTGGGACATGGCCCTGATCGTGCTAAGCCTGGGCGGTGCCCTGCTCAGCGTGACCGGCGTGGTTATCGGCTGGCGGCGGCTGGGCATCAAACTGAGAAGCGTCCGGGCGTAAGCGGCGGCCGTTTACCAGCTGAAGGCAGTCAAAACCTCGCCGCTGGCCAGCAGACTGAAACCGATTTCGCATCTGCTGCCGATGGGCCAGTCCGCGCACAGCGCCTCCTGCGTCACAAAGCGCAAGCGCTGCGCGGACAGGTCGATGGTTTCCAGGCGCAGGGCCGAAAAATCGAAAATGCGGCCCGCGGCGCGCGCCACGGCTTTGTAAAAGCTCTCCTTGGCGGAAAAGACCAGGGCCAGCGCCGTCGGATACGGCAGCTGCGCCAGCCCTGCCAGCAGGATGCGTTCGGATGGCCCGAGCACCATCTGTTCCACGCTGTCGATGGAGTTGGGGGCGATCGGCTGCTCGATATCGATGCCAAGGCCCTGGCAGCAATACGCGGGCAGCACAACGGCGGCGGCAACCGTGCCGGTATGAGTGATCGTTCCTGCCAGAGCGGGCGGGAATACAGGTTCCCTCATGGCCCCTATCGTCACTTCCACTGCGGCGTGGCCGTATTCCTTGATGGCCAAGGCGGCGGCCAGGCGGCCGAAAAAGAATTCGGCTTTACGCTTTTGCACGCTTCTTTGTATCGTCGCCGGCATGGCAATGCCTGCACCGGCAAAAGCCGATGCATCAAAAGCGGTGACATCGTAGCGTAGCAAGTGCACATTGCAGTCGCGGCCCGCGAGCCGCAAACGCAGCTGCGTGTGGCCGCCGAAACCGGGCAAGGCCTGCGGCCCGGCGCTGGCGGTCTTCCATTCTGTTTCAACAGCTAACATCCCTCTCCTTCATATTAACCAGTCGCTTCAGCCGCCGGCTTGCCTGCGGCCACCCGCCCCCGGTCGCGCCGGAACTGCCACAGCGCGAAGGCCGCGGCACTGCCCTGCAGCAGGCAGCAGAAATAGAACGGCGCGCCCATGCGCCAGTCGCTGCGCGGCATTTCCGAGATCAATGCCAGCAGCGGCGCGCCGAGTACCGGCGCTGCCACCGCCATCAGGCTGCCGATGGAGCTGACCGCGCCCATGGTGTTTCCCTGGCTGCGCGCATCGGCCGAACTGGAGATGATACTCTGGATCGTCGAGGTGACGATATAGCCCAGGCCATTCGCCACGATAATCGCGTAAAACATCCAGCCTTCATTCGCCAGGCCATACAGCACATTGGCGATGGAGGCGGAGAACATGCCCGCCATCGCAAGACGGTGCGAACCGAGGGCCTTGAGCAACCCTTTCAACAGCACGCCCTGCACGATCACCGACATCACGCCGATGGCGGCCAGCGACCAGCCACTCTCCCGCGGACCCCAGCCGAATTTGAAATTGCCGTAGATGACCCAGATGATGAAGCCGATGGTTTGGGCCAGGGTGGTCAGCGCAAACGCCGTGACCAGGCGGCCGTTGCCATCTAGCCGCGCCAGCGCGCGCAGTGAAGTGAA
This region includes:
- a CDS encoding alpha/beta hydrolase; this encodes MRYLFRSCIASLSLLLPLSLGAQTATAPANAIGAAPIECGSGKAINEEGFVKIGGIEQWVTIKGEDCRNPVILFVHGGPGNPMTPYANSPYRPWEKDFTFVHWDQRGAGQTYGRNPIEPETEEHILSVEGLAADGVEVAAFAARHLNAPKLVLFGGSWGSVLGVHMAKRRPDLFVAYVGTGQLVGPDNDKESYRKTLELARASGDKKTVEMLEGFGLPPWTKPRTPGLLRRISRIYEAKTTDPAPVSWWSRSPQYSSDEALINYGKGEDFSWLQYVGMKGDGMRYGVDLPKLGLDFEIPVFMIMGAEDLTSVPEVAKRYFDSIRAPQKEYFLLPRTGHDHNHIMIEAQYKVLATKVRPLLR
- a CDS encoding 4'-phosphopantetheinyl transferase → MLAVETEWKTASAGPQALPGFGGHTQLRLRLAGRDCNVHLLRYDVTAFDASAFAGAGIAMPATIQRSVQKRKAEFFFGRLAAALAIKEYGHAAVEVTIGAMREPVFPPALAGTITHTGTVAAAVVLPAYCCQGLGIDIEQPIAPNSIDSVEQMVLGPSERILLAGLAQLPYPTALALVFSAKESFYKAVARAAGRIFDFSALRLETIDLSAQRLRFVTQEALCADWPIGSRCEIGFSLLASGEVLTAFSW
- a CDS encoding MFS transporter, with the protein product MTSNPAKRDSNAAMPFIMLTVLIDMMSVGLTVPVLAPLMGSFTTSQADQAFWYGVVVVAFAIGNFFASPILGALSDAYGRRPVLLLGFCGLALNFFATGFATALWMLVAVRLVGGAMQANGAVANAYVADITATPEERARRFGMLGAMFGLGFILGPVLGGLLGSIHLQLPFIVAGSLALLNLLYGCFVLPESLPPERRRPFAWRMANPFTSLRALARLDGNGRLVTAFALTTLAQTIGFIIWVIYGNFKFGWGPRESGWSLAAIGVMSVIVQGVLLKGLLKALGSHRLAMAGMFSASIANVLYGLANEGWMFYAIIVANGLGYIVTSTIQSIISSSADARSQGNTMGAVSSIGSLMAVAAPVLGAPLLALISEMPRSDWRMGAPFYFCCLLQGSAAAFALWQFRRDRGRVAAGKPAAEATG
- a CDS encoding PepSY domain-containing protein codes for the protein MHTKRLLFLIHRWLGVVLCAFFAMWFVSGVVMMYVGYPKLTAAERLQHLPELTADAALLAPQQALAGAGVSGPLKELRLAAASAGRPAYFAVPLGAASAKGTKPAPGSGTVVVDAVSGARIPPTDEAHAMASAAAYAGPGVGLRYLGTIEEDAFTHSRGLDAHRPLHRVQLDDAGATLLYVSGRTAEVVRDAPRAERIWNYAGAWIHWLYPFRGNIFDRYWTDIVNWLSIAGVVAALSGTIVGIQRWRFTRTYRSGSRSPYQGVMRWHHIGGLLFALIAITWVFSGLMSMNPWRIFDSGAAPLKMEALEGGPLQLTALDAAPAALLSSAGGGIRELRWSRSLGKTVVLAQAAAGRPLLLDSENAQRFTVDATALRTAAAQLLPQPVQSSEILSAYDLYYYSRDAHTMTGGVSKPLPVWRIAFADAQESWVYIDPHTGTVVARSDHGKRWSRWLFAMLHSWDWLPLLERRPLWDMALIVLSLGGALLSVTGVVIGWRRLGIKLRSVRA
- a CDS encoding ferritin-like domain-containing protein produces the protein MAAPQDLRIRALQCLVETDPVRKAASVAALASDAQAGLCTLDTRVELAAAADIPGRPLKPELVPPRLVGRRSMATLEGRAMLVHALAHIEFNAVNLALDAVWRFAGMPAQYYSDWLRVADEEALHFSLLDAHLRTLGSHYGEYPAHGSLWEMVEKTSGDVLARMALVPRTMEARGLDANPALRAKLAQAGDQDAANILDIILRDEIGHVEVGNRWYGYLCRQRGLEPRATYAELTVQYKAPVMRGPFNLEARRQAGFTEEELDDLCYAVDRISNPPEE
- a CDS encoding DUF2946 family protein is translated as MSIASWAALCALLLAVLTPTLSQVFAREARFITATICSASNAGRMQKILATEEAPAQEHAAVLDHCPFCHMGASLAALPTSAYELPVIPASSLRPSLFYQSSVPLFAWNAAKPRGPPQA
- a CDS encoding TonB-dependent siderophore receptor → MMSFASRDGASARRHTVSPRLRALPYAIACAFIALPVQAETDATLPTVEVTASALRSGGVLDLDTTSSTGSRLGLTLRETPASVTLVDRALIEERGAQDTQEILRAIPGVTAHNAPGNIGVSYRGFGSGSISQLFNGINVQYAIAARPVDSWIYDRVEAIGGPSSFLFGSGAVGGSINYITKVAERGEFGEAQLRLGGHGLKEGSFGLNRRLSGDGSGQADHHVRIDVNHREADSRIEGVGGKSTQLAVSLRSDFGARFNHILAYEFQDEDVARPYWGTPLLNPIAGTARVDEGTRFKNYNSADGVYAQRVHWLRSVASWRASDALQFTNTLYAYDALRDYRNVESYRFNPANTAVIRSSTLLQRHDQRVAGDRLDGTYKGTLGGHRSDWAFGLDISVNKQTRFPNSLSNTVSTVDPYNFVTERFFDIPGMSPGFRPDRNNRVKTSAVYLENRTTLVPSLNLVTALRHERIELELSNRREITAANPASFQRSYNPTTGRAGLVWDVAPGATAYAQYATAADPPSGVLSTASFADVRNNSELTSGRQGEIGAKLDFWQGKGSATLAAYSITRKNISTQDPNNSALTVLVGEQSAKGVELALGLQPTKEISIQANITRVNAEYENYRQGGVSLAGKTPTNTPETVANVWLSYAFTPALKASVGVRHVGAVYADAANTIKWPSYTLVDLGLSYQVQRNVSLVARLRNAGDKVHALNMTSTMAYLGAPRTADVALRFAF
- a CDS encoding acylphosphatase — encoded protein: MSKRILVEGLVQGVGYRYAFSEEARRLGLAGWVRNRRDGSVEACVDGDAASVDALVRWAQSGPPAAHVSKVSVSDDAPLAYSSGGFEIRSTA